In Acinetobacter pittii, one genomic interval encodes:
- the tsaE gene encoding tRNA (adenosine(37)-N6)-threonylcarbamoyltransferase complex ATPase subunit type 1 TsaE: MSYSLKLVLNHEEDTERLAQALAQHVQSGVIYLIGDLGAGKTTLTRYFLQALGHKGSVKSPTYTLVEPYKINDKEIFHFDLYRLNDPYELELMGIRDYLDITDALFLFEWPSKGGDEIPQADIIIDIQKSDDELSRFVTLTLPTKNLYQTLQEQLHD, from the coding sequence ATGAAGAAGATACTGAGCGTTTAGCTCAAGCTTTGGCGCAGCATGTTCAGTCGGGTGTAATTTATTTAATTGGGGACTTGGGCGCGGGTAAAACCACACTTACGCGCTATTTCTTACAGGCTTTAGGTCACAAAGGCTCTGTTAAAAGCCCAACTTATACACTCGTTGAGCCATATAAAATTAATGATAAAGAAATTTTTCATTTTGACTTGTATCGCTTGAATGATCCGTACGAACTTGAATTAATGGGAATCCGTGACTATTTAGATATCACTGATGCTTTATTTCTGTTTGAATGGCCATCTAAAGGTGGGGATGAAATTCCGCAAGCGGATATCATCATTGACATTCAAAAGTCAGATGATGAGTTGAGCCGGTTCGTAACATTAACTCTACCAACAAAAAATTTATACCAGACTTTGCAGGAACAGCTTCATGACTGA
- the mutL gene encoding DNA mismatch repair endonuclease MutL, with amino-acid sequence MTDEKLTKRRIHTLDAALANQIAAGEVIERPSSVVKELLENSIDAGATELIVRIAQGGSTLIEIIDNGHGIHPDDLALAVMRHATSKIKTAEDLHAIVSLGFRGEALASIAAVSRLTLTSSQDESGIGHQVEVNGTAFDHQEVQAVAAQKGTHIRVQDLFFNVPARRKFLKKPTTEFGHIEEIVRRLALTHFDIRFVLEHNDNIRINLPIADSGELRFQRVQQLLGSQFVQNAYWMDAESISMRLSGWLGHPSDARAQADMQYVYVNGRIVKDKTISHALRMAYDGILHGHQHSSYLLFLEVDPENIDVNVHPTKHEIRFLNQREVHEFVRHYTKETLAQFQTASADLAQAMKTDESSDYSVQPQPKYQEQFSLHRANETLNPDNEERTHSVPTELLTDFNASRPQAVQYADQTPKYNGSAQLNNALKTYLAPLRDQPASFSINEDIEPVAKVDEFPLGIAIAQLHGIYILAQNTEGLIIVDMHAAHERILLQQMKNAWDKPEFWTSQQLLIPKVISISRMQAVRVEELKPQLERLGLEIDLYGDEQVIVRGVPAILQKADFENLIPELLNDLDPNDEAQGLLQKRDELLAGMACHGAVRAHRQLSLSEMNALLRQMEQTEFASQCNHGRPTWRAFPLSQLDKLFARGE; translated from the coding sequence ATGACTGATGAAAAGCTAACAAAACGTCGTATCCATACATTAGACGCAGCGTTAGCGAACCAGATTGCAGCGGGTGAGGTAATTGAGCGTCCTTCTTCTGTGGTCAAAGAATTATTAGAAAACTCTATCGATGCCGGCGCGACTGAACTGATTGTACGAATTGCACAAGGTGGTTCGACTTTAATCGAAATCATTGATAATGGGCACGGTATTCATCCGGATGATTTGGCGCTTGCTGTCATGCGTCATGCCACAAGTAAGATTAAAACCGCTGAAGATTTACATGCGATTGTGAGTTTGGGATTCCGTGGAGAAGCCCTAGCTTCGATTGCTGCTGTCTCAAGATTGACTTTAACCAGTAGCCAAGATGAAAGTGGTATTGGTCACCAGGTTGAAGTAAACGGTACAGCATTTGATCATCAAGAGGTACAAGCTGTTGCAGCACAAAAAGGTACCCATATTCGAGTTCAGGACTTATTTTTTAATGTTCCTGCACGTCGTAAATTCTTAAAAAAACCAACCACTGAATTTGGTCATATTGAAGAAATCGTTCGCCGTCTAGCCCTAACACATTTCGATATACGTTTTGTGCTTGAACATAATGATAATATTAGAATTAATTTACCTATAGCAGATAGCGGAGAACTGCGTTTTCAGCGAGTTCAGCAATTATTAGGTTCGCAATTCGTACAAAATGCATATTGGATGGATGCCGAAAGTATTAGCATGCGTTTATCAGGTTGGCTTGGTCATCCTTCAGATGCACGTGCACAGGCCGACATGCAATATGTCTATGTGAATGGCCGTATTGTCAAAGATAAAACAATTTCACATGCACTACGCATGGCCTATGATGGTATTTTGCATGGTCATCAACATTCATCTTATTTACTTTTCTTAGAAGTTGATCCTGAAAATATCGATGTCAATGTCCATCCGACTAAACATGAAATTCGCTTTTTAAATCAAAGAGAAGTACATGAGTTTGTAAGGCATTATACAAAAGAAACTCTAGCGCAATTTCAGACAGCGAGTGCTGATCTAGCTCAAGCGATGAAAACGGATGAAAGCTCAGATTACTCGGTACAACCGCAGCCTAAATATCAAGAACAATTTTCATTGCATCGAGCAAATGAAACTTTAAATCCAGATAATGAAGAACGAACTCATTCTGTACCAACAGAGTTGTTAACCGATTTTAACGCTAGCCGTCCGCAAGCAGTTCAGTATGCAGATCAAACACCCAAATATAATGGTTCTGCTCAATTAAATAATGCTTTAAAAACTTATTTAGCGCCTCTGCGTGACCAACCTGCGAGTTTCTCGATAAATGAAGATATAGAGCCAGTTGCTAAAGTAGATGAGTTTCCATTAGGGATCGCAATTGCTCAACTACATGGAATTTATATTTTAGCCCAAAATACTGAAGGGCTTATTATTGTTGATATGCATGCGGCCCATGAGCGTATTTTATTACAGCAAATGAAAAATGCTTGGGATAAACCGGAATTTTGGACATCTCAGCAATTGCTTATACCTAAAGTGATTTCCATTAGCCGTATGCAAGCTGTTAGGGTTGAGGAATTAAAACCTCAGCTTGAGCGCTTAGGTTTGGAAATTGATTTATACGGTGATGAGCAGGTTATTGTTCGTGGTGTGCCAGCCATTTTGCAAAAAGCTGATTTTGAAAATCTCATTCCAGAACTTTTAAACGATTTAGATCCGAATGATGAAGCACAAGGATTACTTCAAAAAAGAGATGAGTTACTCGCTGGAATGGCATGTCATGGGGCAGTGCGTGCACATCGACAACTCAGTCTTTCAGAAATGAACGCTTTACTTCGTCAAATGGAACAAACCGAATTTGCAAGCCAATGTAACCATGGGCGGCCAACTTGGCGTGCATTTCCATTATCTCAACTAGATAAATTATTTGCTCGAGGAGAGTAG
- the miaA gene encoding tRNA (adenosine(37)-N6)-dimethylallyltransferase MiaA, which yields MSNQLPVINLMGPTASGKTALACELYERGNFELISVDSALVYKDMDIGTAKPTREEQALYPHHLIDIITPLEVYSAAQFVEDACKLIDNMHSRGKTPILVGGTMLYFKALLEGLSGNLPSADAEVRAAIEEKALNEGWQAVYDELVSVDPDAAIKFNVTDKQRIIRALEVYKITGEPITKLQAEQPKNVPYRYIFHNYALLPDRVELHQRIEQRLSKMWDIGFLSEVESLIEKYDLDENLPSMRSVGYRQALEFLLKSDLSLKSKREMEDKALFATRQLAKRQYTWLRSLQEIHDFKTYLTIKQAKEDLRNSYG from the coding sequence ATGTCAAATCAATTGCCCGTCATCAATTTAATGGGACCAACTGCGAGCGGGAAAACCGCTTTGGCATGTGAATTATATGAGCGTGGAAATTTTGAACTAATTTCTGTTGATTCCGCACTCGTCTATAAAGATATGGATATCGGTACTGCTAAGCCAACGCGTGAAGAACAAGCGCTCTATCCTCATCACCTCATTGATATTATTACTCCTTTAGAAGTCTATTCAGCTGCTCAATTTGTTGAAGATGCCTGTAAATTAATTGATAACATGCATTCGCGTGGGAAAACTCCTATTTTAGTAGGAGGGACAATGCTGTATTTCAAGGCATTATTAGAGGGCTTGTCTGGTAATTTGCCAAGCGCAGATGCAGAAGTTCGAGCTGCAATTGAAGAGAAAGCTCTAAATGAAGGATGGCAGGCAGTTTATGATGAGTTGGTTTCTGTAGACCCAGACGCGGCTATAAAGTTTAATGTGACTGATAAGCAACGGATTATTCGGGCTTTAGAGGTTTATAAAATAACGGGCGAACCAATTACTAAATTACAGGCAGAACAACCAAAAAACGTACCATATCGATACATATTTCATAACTATGCTTTGCTTCCAGATCGGGTAGAATTACATCAACGCATTGAGCAAAGATTAAGCAAAATGTGGGATATCGGTTTTTTGAGTGAAGTTGAATCTCTAATTGAAAAATACGATTTAGATGAAAATTTACCCTCAATGCGTTCAGTGGGTTATCGACAAGCACTAGAATTTTTATTAAAAAGTGACTTAAGTCTCAAAAGTAAACGTGAAATGGAGGATAAAGCTTTATTTGCAACACGACAACTTGCCAAACGTCAATATACGTGGTTACGTTCTTTGCAAGAAATACACGATTTTAAAACTTACTTGACGATAAAGCAGGCGAAAGAAGACTTGCGAAACTCTTATGGATAA